A genomic segment from Variovorax paradoxus B4 encodes:
- a CDS encoding alpha/beta fold hydrolase, protein MSLAHPSSPALSSYVASAPLGRFTEGDGTPWGYRDNARRSVKAPLVLLPGALGNGDTAWQVAQAFDAERRVVSVTYPGGRSPAQLAEGLAALLRDLDTGPVALWGSSYGAWWAQHFAAGFPQQVSALWLGNTFVDGSDVKASPLFDAAWLDTATDDQVVSRWHAALAARPDDLLRSVQLHMLHHGLPAGAFRERLRQVAHAQAPASVPAIAGTVVCDCADDPTITPAVRARVRALYPDARHLSLATGGHYPHIVAPQPLIAALRDWLA, encoded by the coding sequence ATGAGCCTGGCCCACCCTTCATCGCCAGCGCTGAGCAGTTATGTTGCCAGCGCGCCGCTGGGCCGCTTCACCGAGGGCGACGGCACACCGTGGGGCTACCGCGACAACGCCCGCCGGAGCGTCAAGGCGCCGCTGGTCCTGTTGCCTGGCGCGCTTGGCAACGGCGACACGGCCTGGCAGGTGGCACAGGCCTTCGACGCCGAGCGCCGCGTGGTCAGCGTCACCTACCCCGGCGGCCGGAGCCCCGCGCAACTCGCCGAAGGGCTGGCTGCGCTGCTGCGGGATCTGGACACCGGACCGGTCGCGCTTTGGGGTTCGTCCTACGGCGCATGGTGGGCACAGCACTTCGCCGCCGGTTTTCCGCAGCAGGTCTCGGCCCTGTGGCTGGGCAACACCTTCGTCGACGGGTCCGACGTGAAGGCTTCGCCGCTGTTCGATGCGGCCTGGCTGGACACGGCCACCGACGACCAGGTCGTCTCCCGCTGGCATGCCGCCCTGGCGGCCAGGCCCGACGATCTGCTGCGCAGCGTGCAGCTGCACATGCTGCACCACGGCCTGCCGGCAGGCGCATTCCGCGAGCGGTTGCGCCAGGTGGCCCACGCGCAGGCGCCAGCTTCCGTGCCGGCCATCGCCGGCACGGTGGTGTGCGACTGCGCGGACGACCCGACGATCACACCCGCGGTGCGCGCGCGCGTTCGCGCGCTCTACCCCGATGCGCGGCACCTGAGCCTTGCGACGGGCGGCCATTACCCCCACATCGTTGCGCCGCAGCCTCTCATCGCCGCCCTGCGCGACTGGCTCGCCTGA